One genomic segment of Hordeum vulgare subsp. vulgare chromosome 2H, MorexV3_pseudomolecules_assembly, whole genome shotgun sequence includes these proteins:
- the LOC123426957 gene encoding uncharacterized protein LOC123426957 — translation MGRRSSFFCAIFSFSRRSRRYAYVDDEDSDWEQPPALGLHKVRSSDEDSGWWVGERDVDQKAADFIASFHQRSLVA, via the coding sequence ATGGGAAGGAGGTCGTCGTTCTTCTGCGCCATATTCAGCTTCTCACGGAGGTCGAGGCGGTACGCCTACGTCGACGACGAGGATAGCGACTGGGAGCAGCCGCCGGCGCTGGGGCTGCACAAGGTCAGGTCCAGCGACGAGGACTCCGGGTGGTGGGTCGGCGAGCGCGACGTCGACCAGAAGGCTGCCGACTTCATCGCCAGCTTCCACCAGAGGAGCCTCGTGGCCTGA
- the LOC123426956 gene encoding probable inactive ATP-dependent zinc metalloprotease FTSHI 3, chloroplastic, with product MASLPPLSAAAASLLRHHVCFSHPTSSRSCFAESESYGCCGGVPNAGRCTRLRLRRRSPVRAKVGEVEKDKGADLGLRTDQPKSLRRRLRLRPRLRVLRWRLLRLLSPRELAGDAVAALRRAIRRVPPPAVASVVLGALLLAARLTLPKNPAQEVAYADLLAGLRAGAVTAVAFEEDSRRIYFSKAEDAGSGEDERETGRGAAVPKWPYYARRVPHDEGFLLGLMREGGVDYRSAPRPAGRLLVDMLTTLLTLWFSLLPMMWFLQRQMSSGGNADKRRRPRKQQVGFDDVQGVDEAKEELVEIVSCLRGSLNYKKLGARLPRGVLLAGPPGTGKTLLAKAVAGEAGIPFFSVSASEFVEMFVGRGAARVRDLFKEAKEAAPSIIFIDELDAVGGSRGRSFNDERDQTLNQLLTEMDGFDSDVKVIVMAATNRPKALDSALCRPGRFSRKVFVGVPDLEGRRKILAVHLRKVPLEEDSEIICDLVANVTPGLVGADLANIVNEAALLAARRGGDIVAREDIMDAIEREKYGVNGRQKGPDSAREGLTKLFPWLPKSGNKPSNPDDFQGLMGYHTLS from the exons ATGGCGTCCCTTCCCCCCTTATCCGCTGCCGCCGCCTCTCTCCTGCGGCACCACGTCTGCTTCAGCCACCCCACTTCTTCCCGGAGCTGCTTCGCCGAGAGCGAGAGCTATGGATGCTGCGGCGGAGTGCCTAACGCCGGGCGCTGCACGAGGCTGCGGCTGCGGCGGAGGAGCCCGGTACGTGCCAAGGTCGGCGAGGTGGAGAAGGACAAGGGCGCCGATTTGGGGCTCCGCACGGACCAGCCCAAGAGCCTGCGGCGGCGCCTGCGGCTCAGGCCGCGGCTGCGGGTGCTGCGGTGGCGTCTCCTGCGGCTTCTGTCGCCGCGGGAGCTCGCCGGCGACGCCGTGGCGGCGTTGCGGCGGGCCATCCGTCGCGTGCCGCCGCCTGCGGTCGCGTCGGTCGTCCTGGGGGCCCTCCTGCTCGCCGCGCGGCTCACGCTGCCCAAAAACCCGGCCCAGGAGGTGGCCTACGCGGACCTCCTGGCGGGGCTGCGCGCGGGCGCCGTGACCGCCGTCGCGTTCGAGGAGGACTCGCGCCGCATCTACTTCAGCAAGGCCGAGGACGCCGGCAGCGGCGAGGACGAGCGCGAGACCGGCAGGGGCGCCGCCGTGCCGAAGTGGCCGTACTACGCGAGGAGGGTGCCGCACGACGAGGGCTTCCTGCTAGGGCTGATGCGGGAGGGCGGGGTGGACTACCGGTCTGCTCCACGGCCGGCGGGGAGGCTGCTGGTGGACATGCTGACCACGCTGCTCACGCTGTGGTTCTCATTGCTGCCGATGATGTGGTTCTTGCAGAGGCAGATGTCGTCTGGGGGCAACGCGGACAAGCGCCGCCGGCCCAGGAAGCAGCAGGTGGGGTTTGACGATGTCCAGGGCGTGGATGAAGCCAAGGAGGAGCTTGTCGAG ATAGTGAGCTGTTTGCGTGGTTCACTGAACTACAAGAAGCTAGGAGCGAGATTACCCAGGGGTGTTCTGCTTGCTGGCCCTCCTGGAACCGGGAAAACTTTGCTGGCGAAGGCAGTTGCAGGAGAGGCTGGAATTCCATTCTTCTCTGTTTCTGCAAGTGAATTTGTTGAAATGTTTGTTGGAAGAGGAGCAGCCCGTGTAAGGGATTTGTTCAAGGAAGCCAAAGAAGCTGCTCCGTCAATCATTTTTATTGACGAACTTGATGCTGTTGGTGGAAGCAGAGGTAGAAGTTTTAATGATGAGAGGGACCAAACCCTAAATCAG CTGCTTACAGAAATGGATGGTTTTGACTCGGACGTGAAAGTTATTGTCATGGCTGCTACTAATAGACCTAAGGCTCTGGATTCTGCTCTTTGTCGGCCTGGTCGCTTCTCAAGAAAGGTTTTTGTTGGTGTGCCTGATTTGGAGGGCCGCAGAAAGATTTTGGCTGTTCATCTCAGAAAAGTTCCTTTAGAAGAGGATTCCGAAATAATTTGTGATCTGGTTGCTAATGTGACCCCAGGATTGGTTGGTGCAGATCTAGCAAACATTGTTAATGAGGCTGCTCTACTAGCTGCTCGAAGAG GTGGCGATATTGTGGCTCGGGAGGATATAATGGATGCCATTGAGAGGGAAAAATATGGGGTCAATGGTAGACAAAAGGGTCCTGATTCTGCAAGAGAAGGCCTTACCAAGCTATTTCCATGGTTACCTAAATCTGGAAATAAACCATCAAATCCAGATGATTTTCAAGGACTTATGGGGTATCATACGTTAAGCTAA